One stretch of Caldisericaceae bacterium DNA includes these proteins:
- the upp gene encoding uracil phosphoribosyltransferase, with translation MENVILIQHPLIQHKLTYLRKKDTNPKEFRELVKEVSGLMVFEIFSNIKLKEIEIETPISSTKSKVIDEDIVIVPILRAGMIMAEGILNIIPQAKVGFVGIYRDPESLQPVEYYCKLPENLENSTVVIVDPMLATGGSANKTISLVKEAKANKILFVCLISAPEGIEKVRRENPDVKIYTIAIDEHLNSHGYIVPGLGDAGDRLFGTK, from the coding sequence TTGGAAAACGTAATTTTAATACAACACCCTTTAATTCAACACAAACTTACCTATCTAAGAAAAAAAGATACAAACCCAAAAGAATTTAGAGAGTTAGTAAAAGAAGTTTCGGGCTTGATGGTCTTCGAAATTTTTAGCAATATCAAACTAAAAGAAATAGAAATTGAAACGCCAATTTCTTCAACCAAAAGCAAAGTTATAGACGAAGATATTGTGATTGTGCCGATTTTAAGAGCAGGTATGATAATGGCAGAAGGAATACTTAATATCATCCCACAAGCAAAAGTTGGATTTGTTGGAATTTATAGAGATCCAGAAAGTTTACAGCCAGTTGAGTACTATTGCAAACTGCCCGAAAACTTAGAAAATTCAACTGTAGTGATAGTTGACCCTATGCTTGCAACAGGAGGCTCTGCAAATAAAACAATTTCCTTAGTAAAAGAGGCAAAAGCAAATAAAATTTTATTTGTATGTTTAATTTCTGCACCAGAAGGAATTGAAAAAGTAAGACGTGAAAATCCAGACGTAAAAATATATACAATTGCAATTGATGAACATCTTAACTCACATGGTTATATTGTGCCAGGATTAGGCGATGCAGGAGATAGATTATTCGGCACAAAATGA
- a CDS encoding serine hydroxymethyltransferase gives MRIKEIDLELAQAMQGELERQRSKLELIASENYVMEPVLEAQGSVLTNKYAEGYPNKRYYGGCEFIDIVESLAIERAKKLFSAEDANVQPHSGSQANFAVYFATMQPGDTLLGMDLSAGGHLSHGSPVSITGTYFKAVHYGVDKETELIDYNQVEDLAKQHKPKVIIAGASAYPRFIDFEKFATIAKSVNAYFMVDMAHIAGLVAAEIHPSPVPYADFVTSTTHKTLRGPRGGLILFKSEHSKIINKAVFPGTQGGPLEHVIAAKAVALKLAMTDEFKEYQKQVVKNAKALANALMKLDFRLITNGTDNHLISIDLRNKGITGKDAEILLDSVYITTNKESIPFDPLPPTKTSGLRLGTPALTTRGMKESEMEQIAFLINKAIENRNDEKKLEEVRNEVKLLTQQFPLYNNISYI, from the coding sequence GTGAGAATCAAAGAAATTGATTTAGAACTTGCGCAAGCCATGCAAGGTGAGCTTGAAAGACAGAGAAGTAAACTTGAATTAATTGCTTCTGAAAATTATGTAATGGAACCCGTCCTTGAGGCTCAAGGCTCAGTATTAACAAATAAATATGCCGAAGGCTACCCTAACAAAAGATACTATGGCGGGTGTGAATTTATTGATATTGTTGAATCTCTTGCAATTGAAAGAGCAAAAAAGCTTTTCTCAGCTGAAGATGCTAACGTTCAACCGCATTCAGGATCACAGGCAAACTTTGCAGTCTACTTTGCAACAATGCAACCAGGAGATACACTTTTAGGAATGGACCTATCTGCAGGCGGACATTTAAGCCATGGCAGTCCGGTAAGTATCACAGGAACATACTTTAAAGCAGTCCATTATGGAGTAGATAAAGAAACTGAGCTTATTGATTACAATCAGGTAGAAGATTTAGCAAAACAACATAAACCTAAAGTTATTATTGCTGGAGCAAGTGCATACCCACGATTTATTGACTTTGAAAAATTTGCAACGATTGCAAAGAGTGTCAATGCATATTTTATGGTAGATATGGCTCATATTGCTGGTTTAGTTGCAGCAGAAATACATCCATCACCTGTGCCTTATGCAGACTTTGTAACCTCAACAACACATAAAACACTCAGAGGACCAAGAGGAGGATTAATACTTTTCAAGAGTGAACATTCAAAAATAATAAATAAAGCAGTCTTCCCAGGGACTCAAGGTGGACCTCTTGAACATGTAATTGCTGCAAAAGCTGTTGCACTAAAGCTAGCAATGACAGACGAATTTAAAGAGTATCAAAAACAAGTTGTAAAAAATGCAAAAGCACTTGCAAATGCTCTTATGAAACTTGACTTTAGGCTCATAACCAATGGAACAGATAATCATCTTATTTCAATTGACCTCAGGAACAAAGGCATTACAGGTAAAGACGCAGAGATTCTCCTTGATTCAGTATACATAACAACAAATAAAGAATCAATACCGTTTGACCCACTCCCACCTACAAAAACCAGCGGTTTAAGACTTGGAACACCTGCACTTACCACAAGGGGGATGAAAGAAAGCGAAATGGAACAAATTGCTTTCCTCATTAACAAAGCAATTGAAAATAGAAACGATGAAAAGAAATTAGAAGAAGTGAGAAACGAAGTCAAATTATTAACTCAACAATTCCCACTTTATAATAATATATCTTATATTTAA
- a CDS encoding ComF family protein, protein MKHFLNTYIRDFFEEFVAPAHCVVCGKKLYDSFICNDCASKIEYNKYPLIFHKDMIYYFGMTNYTGVIKTVITKFKFQNYKVIAKFLSEQIIQFTEKQNIHFETIGYVPMTKREESERGYNQTYLIAKEIARKTNKPIFKGLYKIRETERQSKLSKQERETNIKNAFRVDANLNKDILIVDDVFTTGSTAKEICDTISKRNKNNLIYFIAIARALE, encoded by the coding sequence TTGAAGCATTTCTTAAATACTTACATTAGAGATTTTTTTGAGGAGTTTGTTGCACCAGCGCATTGCGTAGTCTGTGGAAAAAAGCTTTATGATAGTTTTATTTGCAACGATTGCGCAAGTAAAATTGAATACAATAAATACCCTCTCATTTTTCACAAAGACATGATATACTATTTTGGAATGACAAACTACACTGGAGTTATAAAAACAGTAATAACTAAATTCAAATTTCAAAATTATAAAGTTATTGCTAAATTTCTATCAGAACAAATTATTCAGTTTACGGAGAAACAAAATATCCATTTTGAGACCATAGGCTATGTTCCAATGACAAAAAGAGAAGAAAGCGAAAGAGGATACAACCAAACATACTTAATTGCTAAAGAAATCGCAAGAAAAACCAATAAACCTATTTTTAAAGGATTATACAAAATTAGAGAAACTGAAAGGCAATCCAAACTCTCAAAACAAGAGAGAGAAACCAATATTAAAAACGCCTTTAGAGTTGATGCTAACCTTAATAAAGATATACTTATAGTTGATGATGTGTTTACAACAGGCTCAACAGCAAAAGAAATATGTGATACAATTAGTAAAAGAAATAAAAATAACTTAATTTATTTTATTGCAATAGCAAGAGCATTAGAGTAA
- the csaB gene encoding polysaccharide pyruvyl transferase CsaB — protein MKNVLVSGYFGFGNLGDEIIKEVINRELKKNNIIALFLVKEKKNENEINRTNIVEILKSLKEVNAFISGGGGLLQDKTSLKSLLYYTTLINLSKIANKKTFIFAQGIGPLKKNISKKIVKHALTGVDLITVRDEESKNLLLECGLKNEIFVTSDLAFLYEFSTLPTLPIEENYNVLQIKGNENIDIEEIADIARFIHYKTHYETILVPFYPAVDLGLAKKINEKTKFPVFVPKTFEEAFSVLKNAKFVVGTRYHSIVFSIMLKKPVLPIFYDDKVKNLSKFIGLTGIEIKDLTLSNFANVFTDFVKQQKEITSLIENKLPQLKENAKRNFEAFLKYLH, from the coding sequence TTTTGGAAATTTAGGAGATGAAATAATAAAAGAGGTAATAAATAGGGAACTAAAAAAGAATAATATAATCGCTCTCTTTCTTGTTAAAGAAAAAAAGAATGAAAACGAAATTAATAGAACTAATATTGTAGAAATTCTAAAAAGTTTAAAAGAAGTTAACGCCTTTATTTCAGGAGGAGGTGGACTTCTACAAGATAAGACAAGTTTAAAAAGCCTTTTATACTACACAACGCTTATAAATCTTTCAAAGATAGCAAATAAAAAAACCTTTATTTTCGCACAAGGGATTGGCCCATTAAAGAAAAACATCAGCAAAAAGATAGTTAAACATGCCTTAACAGGTGTTGACTTAATAACCGTAAGAGACGAGGAATCAAAAAATTTACTTCTCGAGTGTGGTTTAAAAAACGAAATCTTTGTAACTTCTGATCTTGCTTTCCTCTATGAGTTCAGTACTTTACCAACTTTACCCATTGAAGAAAACTACAATGTTTTGCAGATAAAGGGAAACGAAAATATTGATATTGAAGAAATAGCAGATATTGCACGTTTTATACATTATAAAACGCACTATGAAACAATTCTTGTGCCATTTTATCCTGCAGTAGACTTGGGATTAGCCAAAAAAATTAACGAAAAAACAAAATTCCCAGTATTTGTTCCAAAAACCTTTGAAGAAGCATTTTCAGTTTTGAAAAACGCAAAGTTTGTAGTTGGGACAAGATACCATTCCATTGTTTTTTCAATTATGCTTAAGAAACCTGTCTTACCCATTTTTTACGATGACAAGGTTAAAAATTTAAGCAAATTTATAGGATTAACTGGTATTGAAATTAAGGATTTAACTTTATCTAATTTTGCAAATGTATTTACGGATTTTGTAAAGCAACAAAAAGAGATTACAAGTTTAATCGAAAATAAACTACCACAACTTAAAGAAAATGCAAAAAGGAATTTTGAAGCATTTCTTAAATACTTACATTAG